The following proteins are co-located in the Gossypium hirsutum isolate 1008001.06 chromosome A02, Gossypium_hirsutum_v2.1, whole genome shotgun sequence genome:
- the LOC107951135 gene encoding branched-chain-amino-acid aminotransferase 2, chloroplastic translates to MSFRSLSFQRCLQTFVASSFNSKDKTYRYFSSNPAFALQQPRKASYNEDENGDMEWKKLGFGPVSTDFMYSMKCCEDGKFVQGNLTHYGNIEFSPFAAVLNYGQGIIEGLKVNRKEDGRLLLFRPDQHALRMKMGAQRMCMPSPSIHQFIHAVKQTALANIRWVPPPGKGSLYIRPLLIGSGPVLGVGPAPEYMFLTYASPVGNYFKQGKTPLSLYVEEEEVRAFSGGVGGVKSVSNYGPVLKALVRAKTLGFSDVLYLDSVNKKYLEEVSASNIFTLKGNVISTPPTSGTILPGITRKSIIEIALGLGFQVEERSISVHELTEADEVFCTGTAVGVAAVGSVTYRGTRFEFKVGENTVCQALGSTLVGIQTGLTEDKKEWIINIH, encoded by the exons ATGAGTTTCAGAAGTTTATCATTTCAGCGTTGTCTTCAAACTTTTGTTGCCTCATCTTTTAATTCCAAG GATAAAACTTATCGTTATTTCTCATCAAATCCTGCGTTTGCCTTACAGCAACCACGCAAGGCTTCGTACAA TGAAGATGAGAATGGTGATATGGAGTGGAAGAAGCTTGGATTTGGTCCCGTATCAACTGATTTTATGTACAGCATGAAATGCTGTGAAGATGGAAAGTTTGTTCAAGGAAACCTTACTCACTATGGGAACATTGAATTCAGCCCTTTCGCAGCGGTCTTAAATTATGGACAG GGCATAATAGAAGGTTTAAAAGTAAACAGGAAAGAAGATGGGAGGCTGCTTCTGTTTCGCCCTGATCAACATGCCCTTCGCATGAAAATGGGTGCCCAAAGAATGTGCATGCCTTCTCCTTCCATCCATCAGTTTATCCACGCTGTCAAACAAACTGCTCTTGCCAACATTAGATGG GTTCCTCCACCAGGAAAAGGATCCCTCTACATTAGACCTTTGCTCATTGGAAGCGGTCCGGTTCTGGGCGTAGGTCCAGCGCCTGAATACATGTTCCTCACATATGCTTCCCCTGTTGGCAACTATTTCAAG CAAGGCAAAACACCTTTGAGCTTATATGTTGAAGAAGAAGAGGTTCGTGCTTTTTCTGGTGGAGTTGGAGGAGTGAAATCTGTGTCGAATTATGGGCCG GTGTTGAAGGCACTTGTTAGAGCAAAAACCCTAGGATTTTCTGACGTTTTATACCTAGACTCTGTCAATAAGAAATATTTGGAGGAAGTCTCAGCTTCCAACATATTTACTTTGAAGGGAAATGTAATTTCAACTCCTCCTACAAGTGGGACAATTCTTCCTGGCATTACTCGTAAAAGCATTATTGAGATTGCGCTTGGTCTTGGTTTTCAG GTAGAGGAAAGATCTATATCAGTGCATGAACTGACAGAAGCTGATGAAGTTTTTTGCACCGGAACTGCTGTGGGAGTTGCTGCTGTAGGGAGTGTTACTTACCGAGGCACAAG ATTTGAGTTCAAGGTGGGTGAAAACACTGTATGCCAAGCATTGGGCTCCACTCTTGTTGGCATTCAAACAGGGTTGACTGAGGATAAGAAGGAGTGGATTATCAACATTCACTAA
- the LOC107951137 gene encoding uncharacterized protein isoform X3: MELDFECTDLSIWKEALSSYKSRIQSLNKPNLISLDQFYTHELPSLLRQRNPNPFITTAELSRLMQWKLTRGKWRPRLLDFVSSLDDSSVQSVSQKAFLSLPDISKAISELTVLKGVGAATASAVLAAYAPETAPFMSDEAMLAALGSSKDYSLKQYLLFVEKLKSKSKEIPFRKG, from the exons atggaactggattttgagtgcACAGATTTGAGTATTTGGAAAGAAGCTCTCTCCTCCTACAAATCTCGAATCCAATCTCTAAACAAGCCTAATTTGATTTCTCTCGACCAATTTTACACCCACGAACTTCCCTCTCTTCTCCGCCAACGAAACCCTAACCCTTTCATTACCACCGCCGAACTCTCCCGCCTTATGCAATGGAAGCTCACTCGCGGCAAATGGAGGCCTCGTTTGTTAGACTTCGTTTCCTCTTTGGACGACTCTTCCGTCCAATCCGTTTCTCAAAAGGCTTTCCTCTCCCTTCCCGACATCTCCAAAGCCATCTCCGAGCTTACGGTTTTGAAAGGAGTCGGCGCCGCTACTGCCTCCGCTGTTCTCGCCGCCTACGCtcctgaaacggcgccgtttatgTCCGACGAG GCTATGTTGGCTGCGCTTGGAAGCTCCAAAGATTATTCGTTAAAACAATACTTGTTATTTGTGGAAAAACTAAAAAGCAAATCTAAG GAAATACCTTTCCGAAAAGGATGA
- the LOC107951137 gene encoding uncharacterized protein isoform X2 — MELDFECTDLSIWKEALSSYKSRIQSLNKPNLISLDQFYTHELPSLLRQRNPNPFITTAELSRLMQWKLTRGKWRPRLLDFVSSLDDSSVQSVSQKAFLSLPDISKAISELTVLKGVGAATASAVLAAYAPETAPFMSDEELSSMGDSFRPSDVERALWSSAVGVKLQSSQTAPDKKIKGSNKRKRKH; from the exons atggaactggattttgagtgcACAGATTTGAGTATTTGGAAAGAAGCTCTCTCCTCCTACAAATCTCGAATCCAATCTCTAAACAAGCCTAATTTGATTTCTCTCGACCAATTTTACACCCACGAACTTCCCTCTCTTCTCCGCCAACGAAACCCTAACCCTTTCATTACCACCGCCGAACTCTCCCGCCTTATGCAATGGAAGCTCACTCGCGGCAAATGGAGGCCTCGTTTGTTAGACTTCGTTTCCTCTTTGGACGACTCTTCCGTCCAATCCGTTTCTCAAAAGGCTTTCCTCTCCCTTCCCGACATCTCCAAAGCCATCTCCGAGCTTACGGTTTTGAAAGGAGTCGGCGCCGCTACTGCCTCCGCTGTTCTCGCCGCCTACGCtcctgaaacggcgccgtttatgTCCGACGAG GAACTAAGTTCAATGGGTGACTCCTTCAGACCTTCAGATGTAGAAAGGGCTTTGTGGAGTTCAGCTGTAGGCGTAAAGTTGCAGTCTTCACAGACAGCTCCGGACAAGAAGATCAAGGGAAGcaacaaaagaaagagaaaacattGA
- the LOC107951137 gene encoding uncharacterized protein isoform X1, whose protein sequence is MELDFECTDLSIWKEALSSYKSRIQSLNKPNLISLDQFYTHELPSLLRQRNPNPFITTAELSRLMQWKLTRGKWRPRLLDFVSSLDDSSVQSVSQKAFLSLPDISKAISELTVLKGVGAATASAVLAAYAPETAPFMSDEAMLAALGSSKDYSLKQYLLFVEKLKSKSKELSSMGDSFRPSDVERALWSSAVGVKLQSSQTAPDKKIKGSNKRKRKH, encoded by the exons atggaactggattttgagtgcACAGATTTGAGTATTTGGAAAGAAGCTCTCTCCTCCTACAAATCTCGAATCCAATCTCTAAACAAGCCTAATTTGATTTCTCTCGACCAATTTTACACCCACGAACTTCCCTCTCTTCTCCGCCAACGAAACCCTAACCCTTTCATTACCACCGCCGAACTCTCCCGCCTTATGCAATGGAAGCTCACTCGCGGCAAATGGAGGCCTCGTTTGTTAGACTTCGTTTCCTCTTTGGACGACTCTTCCGTCCAATCCGTTTCTCAAAAGGCTTTCCTCTCCCTTCCCGACATCTCCAAAGCCATCTCCGAGCTTACGGTTTTGAAAGGAGTCGGCGCCGCTACTGCCTCCGCTGTTCTCGCCGCCTACGCtcctgaaacggcgccgtttatgTCCGACGAG GCTATGTTGGCTGCGCTTGGAAGCTCCAAAGATTATTCGTTAAAACAATACTTGTTATTTGTGGAAAAACTAAAAAGCAAATCTAAG GAACTAAGTTCAATGGGTGACTCCTTCAGACCTTCAGATGTAGAAAGGGCTTTGTGGAGTTCAGCTGTAGGCGTAAAGTTGCAGTCTTCACAGACAGCTCCGGACAAGAAGATCAAGGGAAGcaacaaaagaaagagaaaacattGA
- the LOC107951136 gene encoding amino acid transporter AVT6A, which translates to MKMNIMPSFSDSKHRRSPRGEALLPQKQGYRVLETPEAGFDGASTSGAIFNLSTTVVGAGIMALPATVNQLGLIPGLFAIIFVSMLTGSSIDKILRFSRASKSATYSGVAADAFGGTGRNILQVCIVINNLGMLVVYMIIIGDVLSGTWEDGFHHKGVMEEWFGEHWWTTRSALLMFTTLFVFAPFISFKRVDSLRYTSALSVGFVIVFVAITAGVTIVKLMEGKIEMPRLMPKLENQASFWKLFTTVPVLVTAYICHHNVLPIANELRDPTQMKLIVRKSLMFCSSLYIATSFFGLVLFGDHILDDVLANFDGDLGIPYSLLLDDLIRVSYGLHLMLVFPIVFFSLRLNVDGLLFPYAIPIAFSEKRFFSMTVALMGFIFMGANFIPSIWDAFQFTGATAAVCVGYIFPAAITLRDTHGIATKKDRLISWMMIFLAVSTSTVAVTSDIYGILTVDKGVIT; encoded by the exons atgaaaatgaatattATGCCCTCCTTCTCAGACAGTAAACACCGACGGAGTCCCCGAGGAGAGGCTCTCCTCCCACAAAAGCAGGGCTACCGAGTACTCGAGACTCCCGAAGCCGGCTTTGATGGGGCTTCAACTTCAGGAGCCATTTTCAACCTCTCGACCACAGTTGTGGGAGCCGGTATCATGGCGCTCCCAGCCACCGTCAATCAGTTGGGCCTAATCCCGGGTCTATTCGCAATCATATTCGTCTCTATGCTAACGGGATCATCCATCGATAAGATACTTAGGTTCAGTCGAGCCTCCAAGTCGGCCACGTATTCAGGCGTTGCCGCTGACGCTTTCGGTGGGACCGGCCGTAACATCCTTCAGGTTTGCATCGTCATCAACAATTTGGGCATGCTTGTGGTTTACATGATCATCATAG GTGATGTGTTGTCGGGGACATGGGAGGATGGGTTCCACCACAAGGGAGTTATGGAAGAATGGTTCGGTGAACACTGGTGGACAACGCGTTCGGCTTTGCTCATGTTCACCACGCTCTTCGTTTTCGCacctttcatttcattcaaacgCGTTG ATTCATTGAGATACACATCGGCATTGTCAGTTGGTTTCGTGATCGTATTTGTGGCAATAACAGCGGGAGTTACCATTGTTAAGTTGATGGAAGGGAAAATCGAAATGCCTCGTTTAATGCCGAAACTTGAAAACCAGGCATCGTTTTGGAAGCTTTTCACCACTGTTCCTGTTCTAGTCACTGCTTATATATGCCACCATAACG TACTCCCAATAGCGAATGAACTGAGAGACCCTACACAGATGAAGTTAATTGTTAGGAAGTCCCTCATGTTTTGCTCTTCTCTCTACATTGCCACCAGCTTCTTCGGATTAGTTCTGTTTGGAGATCATATTTTGGATGATGTGCTTGCCAATTTTGATGGTGATCTTGGAATTCCGTATAGCTTGTTGCTCGATGACTTGATCAGAGTGAGCTACGGGCTTCACTTGATGCTTGTTTTCCCAATTGTGTTTTTCTCCCTTCGTCTCAACGTAGATGGTCTTTTATTTCCATATGCCATTCCTATTGCCTTTTCCGAAAAGAGGTTCTTCTCAATGACAGTAGCTCTTATGGGTTTTATCTTTATGGGAGCCAACTTTATTCCTAGCATCTGGGATGCCTTCCAGTTCACTGGTGCCACCGCCGCAGTTTGTGTTGGTTATATCTTTCCAGCTGCCATCACCCTTAG GGACACCCATGGAATTGCAACAAAGAAAGATAGACTAATATCATGGATGATGATATTTCTTGCCGTCTCAACGAGCACGGTGGCTGTGACAAgtgacatttatggcattttaACAGTTGACAAAGGAGTTATAACCTGA